A part of Podarcis muralis chromosome 13, rPodMur119.hap1.1, whole genome shotgun sequence genomic DNA contains:
- the LOC114581436 gene encoding claudin-9-like: MSSAGLEILAIGLCIVGWIGTIIACALPMWRVTAFIGNNIVVAQIIWEGLWMNCIVQSTGQMQCKIYDSMLALSQDVQAARALMVVSVLLAILALLVAIVGAKCTNCVEDEGAKARIVITSGALFIISGLLTLIPVCWSANSIIRDFYNPMVVEALKRELGAALYVGWAASALLLLGGSLLCCSCPPREDRYPARIGYSVPARSTAPPGSGIDKRDYV, translated from the coding sequence ATGTCCTCCGCAGGGTTGGAGATCTTGGCCATAGGCCTGTGCATTGTTGGTTGGATAGGGACCATCATCGCTTGCGCCCTGCCCATGTGGAGGGTCACCGCGTTTATCGGGAACAACATTGTCGTGGCGCAGATCATCTGGGAGGGGCTGTGGATGAACTGCATTGTGCAGAGCACCGGGCAGATGCAGTGCAAGATCTACGACTCCATGCTGGCCCTCTCGCAGGACGTCCAAGCTGCCCGGGCCCTCATGGTCGTCTCTGTGCTGCTGGCCATCCTGGCACTGCTGGTGGCCATCGTGGGAGCCAAGTGCACCAACTGCGTGGAGGACGAGGGGGCCAAGGCACGCATCGTCATCACCTCGGGGGCGCTCTTCATCATCTCGGGTCTCTTGACCCTCATCCCGGTGTGCTGGTCGGCCAACTCGATAATCCGCGACTTCTACAACCCAATGGTGGTCGAGGCCCTGAAAAGGGAGCTGGGGGCCGCCCTCTATGTTGGCTGGGCAGCTTCCGCACTGCTGCTGCTTGGAGGGTCTCTTCTATGTTGCTCCTGCCCGCCGCGGGAAGACCGCTACCCAGCCCGCATTGGGTACTCCGTCCCGGCCAGATCCACTGCGCCTCCAGGCAGTGGGATCGACAAGAGGGACTATGTATGA